A portion of the Salarias fasciatus chromosome 15, fSalaFa1.1, whole genome shotgun sequence genome contains these proteins:
- the amd1 gene encoding S-adenosylmethionine decarboxylase proenzyme, whose product MEDNGAHFFEGTEKLLEVWFSRQDETKGTGDLRTIPRFEWDKLLENVHCLIISVTKTDKQEAYILSESSMFVSKRRFILKTCGTTLLLQALVPLLELAREYCGFDAIENFFYSRKNFMKPTHQEFPHRNFQEEVDFLSQIFPNGAAYCMGRLNSDCWYLFTLDLPEYWENKHADQTLEVLMSDLDPAIMDQFYMKDGVSASDVTRMSGIRDLIPGSVIDATMFNPCGYSMNGMKTDGTYWTIHITPEPEFSYVSFETNLSQTSYDDLVRKVVEVFKPGKFVTTLFVNQSSKCRSVFSSAQKLEGYKRLDRQLAQFNDYNFVFTSYSKTRQQNQQS is encoded by the exons ATGGAAGATAACGGTGCACATTTCTTCGAGGGGACCGAGAAGCTGCTGGAAGTGTGGTTTTCTCGCCAGGATGAGACCAAAGGAACCGGGGACCTCCGCACCATCCCAAG GTTTGAGTGGGACAAACTCTTGGAGAATGTGCATTGTTTGATCATAAGTGTGACAAAGACTGACAAGCAGGAAGCTTATATACTCAG TGAGAGTAGCATGTTTGTCTCCAAGAGACGTTTCATTTTGAAGACATGCGGAACCACCCTCTTACTGCAAGCACTGGTGCCTCTGCTGGAACTTGCCAGGGAGTACTGCGGCTTCGACGCCATCGAG AATTTCTTCTATTCTCGCAAGAACTTCATGAAGCCAACCCACCAAGAGTTCCCTCATCGGAACTTCCAGGAGGAAGTGGACTTCCTCAGTCAGATTTTCCCAA aTGGTGCAGCCTACTGCATGGGGCGTTTGAACTCTGACTGCTG GTACCTCTTTACCCTGGACCTACCGGAGTACTGGGAGAACAAGCATGCCGATCAGACGCTGGAAGTTCTGATGAGCGACCTCGATCCAGCCATTATGGACCAGTTCTACATGAAAGATGGTGTTTCTGCAAGTGATGTCACTCGT ATGAGTGGAATTCGTGACCTGATCCCAGGTTCTGTGATTGACGCCACGATGTTCAACCCGTGTGGATATTCGATGAACGGGATGAAGACTGAT GGAACTTACTGGACCATCCACATCACCCCCGAGCCGGAGTTCTCCTACGTCAGCTTCGAGACCAACCTGTCCCAGACGTCCTACGACGACCTGGTCCGGAAGGTGGTGGAGGTGTTCAAGCCGGGGAAGTTCGTGACGACGCTGTTCGTGAATCAG agctCCAAATGCCGCAGCGTCTTCTCCTCCGCCCAGAAACTGGAGGGCTACAAGCGCCTGGACCGCCAGCTGGCCCAGTTCAACGACTACAACTTTGTTTTTACCAGTTACTCAAAGACCcgccagcagaaccagcagagctGA
- the nus1 gene encoding dehydrodolichyl diphosphate synthase complex subunit nus1, whose protein sequence is MEALTAPLYAFLWRLLHLLLHVHTALLSWLRPRLPSPTSRLWERAVAALTVPGAATGFPGHQKTLGLLGGDPTEARRSRWLADGQALEKLPVHIGLLVAEEEHSYTDLANLVVWCMAVGISYVSVYDNQGFFRKNNSRLLEEIVRQQQELLGVDGSRYGVDFLSSSINSYQNKVVSCRPTLKVLCPADGKQSIVQAAQQLCRSVENKQSSSKDISVSSLDVLLRESKNIPDPELVLKLGPVNSTLGFLPWHIRLSEFISLPSHRNLAYEELLAALQRYSCCQQRLGQ, encoded by the exons ATGGAGGCGCTGACGGCGCCGCTCTACGCCTTCTTATGGCGGCTGCTGCATCTCCTGCTCCACGTCCACACGGCGCTGCTGTCCTGGCTCCGTCCCCGCCTTCCGAGCCCGACGAGCCGGCTGTGGGAGCGCGCCGTGGCCGCCCTCACCGTGCCGGGAGCCGCGACCGGCTTCCCGGGCCACCAGAAGACGCTGGGGCTGCTCGGCGGAGACCCCACGGAGGCTCGCCGCTCGCGGTGGCTCGCTGACGGCCAGGCTCTGGAGAAGCTGCCGGTCCACATCGGCTTGCtggtggcggaggaggagcacagCTACACGGACCTGGCCAACCTGGTGGTGTGGTGCATGGCGGTGGGCATCTCCTATGTCAGCGTGTATGACAACCAGG GGTTCTTCCGGAAGAATAACTCTcgcctgctggaggagatcgtccgtcagcagcaggagctgctgggcgTGGACGGATCCAGGTACGGGGTggatttcctcagcagcagcatcaacagtTATCAGAACAAAG tcgtGTCCTGCAGGCCCACTCTGAAGGTGCTGTGCCCTGCAGACGGGAAGCAGAGCATCGTGCAGGCCGCCCAGCAGCTCTGCCGCTCGGTGGAGAACAAGCAGAGCAGCTCCAAAGACATCAGCGTGTCGTCGCTGGACGTCCTCCTCAGAG AATCGAAGAACATCCCGGACCCCGAGCTGGTGCTGAAGCTGGGCCCGGTGAACAGCACGCTGGGCTTCCTGCCCTGGCACATCAGACTCTCCGAGTTCAT CTCCCTGCCGTCCCACAGGAACCTGGCGTacgaggagctgctggcggcgctgcagcgctacagctgctgccagcagcGGCTGGGACAGTGA
- the slc35f1 gene encoding solute carrier family 35 member F1, with translation MISVVSTVESVPRGSGSPAPSLQQRIRRLFSRDLLVTLALGQVLSLLICAIGLTSKYLAHDFHANTPLFQSFLNYILLFLVYTTTLAVRQGEGNLLAILKQRWWKYLILGLVDIEGNYLVLKSFQFTTLSSVQLLDCFVLPVVLLLSWFFLLVRFKAVHCVGAGLCLLGVGVMVGADVLLGRQGLGEQQLTGNLLVLGGATLYGISNVCQEFIVKNLSRVEFLGMMGLFGSFFSGIQLAIMEHKELLKVSWDWQIGLLYVGFSAFMFGLYSFMPVVMKRTSAASVNLSLLTSDLYTLFCGLFLFHYRFSSLYLVSLLVILLGLLLYSSSSTYVVQDPRVYKQFRNAGGPAAAGGPAPPGPAVLEPSVTYSSLSTEPGDEPPVRVA, from the exons ATGATTTCTGTGGTGTCGACAGTGGAGAGCGTCCCCAGAGGTTCCGGCAGCCCGGCTCCGAGCCTGCAGCAGCGGATCAGGAGGCTCTTCTCCAG GGACCTGCTGGTGACCCTGGCCCTGGGCCAGGTCCTGTCCCTGCTGATCTGTGCCATCGGTCTGACCAGCAAGTACCTGGCTCATGACTTCCACGCCAACACGCCGCTGTTCCAGAGCTTCCTCAACTACATCCTGCTGTTCCTGGTCTACACCACCACGCTGGCAGTCCGGCAAG gtGAGGGGAACCTCCTGGCCatcctgaagcagcgctggtgGAAGTACCTGATCCTGGGCCTGGTGGACATTGAGGGGAACTACCTGGTGCTGAAGTCCTTCCAGTTCACCACGCTGTCCAGCGTGCAG cTGCTGGACTGCTTCGTCCTCCCCgtggtcctgctgctgtcctggttcttcctgctgGTCAGATTCAAGGCGGTCCACTGCGTGGGAGCAGGACTGTGTCTGCTGGGCGTCGGCGTCATGGTGGGAGCCGACGTCCTGCTGGGCCGCCAGGGCCTCG gagagcagcagctgacggGGAACCTCCTGGTTCTGGGCGGAGCCACGCTCTACGGGATCTCCAACGTCTGCCAGGAGTTCATCGTGAAGAACCTGAGCCGCGTGGAGTTCCTGGGCATGATGGGACTCTTCGGGTCCTTCTTCAGCGGCATCCAGCT ggcCATCATGGAGCACAAGGAGCTGCTGAAGGTCTCCTGGGACTGGCAGATAG GCCTCCTCTACGTCGGCTTCAGCGCCTTCATGTTCGGCCTGTACAGCTTCATGCCGGTGGTGATGAAACGGACGAGCGCCGCCTCCGTCAACCTGtccctgctgacctctgacctctacaCCCTGTTCTGCGGCCTGTTCCTGTTCCACTACAGG ttcTCCAGCCTCTACCTGGTCTCTCTCCTGGTCATCCTTCTGGGCCTGCTgctctactcctcctcctccacctacgTGGTCCAGGACCCCCGGGTCTACAAGCAGTTCAGGAACGCCGGCGgtccggcggcggccggcggcccgGCGCCGCCGGGCCCGGCGGTCCTGGAGCCGTCCGTGACCTACAGCAGCCTGAGCACCGAGCCGGGGGACGAGCCCCCCGTCCGGGTGGCCTAG